A single region of the Novosphingobium sp. SL115 genome encodes:
- the era gene encoding GTPase Era: MTEKCGLIAVLGAPNAGKSTLVNALVGQKVAIVSAKAQTTRARLMGIALEGEAQIILADTPGLFEPKRRLDRAMVSAAWDGAHEADAILLVVDARKKKRDYLEPILASLKDRPERKLLVLNKVDSTPKEPLLIAAEALTGEASFDEVFFISALTGDGVPELKKRLAELMPEAAWHYPEDQVSDASERLMAAEITREQLYRQLHDELPYDSTVRPEKYLHRKDGSVEIHQQIVISRESQRPIVLGKGGAKIKAIGEASRKELAELLEVKVHLFLHVKVDERWADAKEIYEEIGLEWVK, from the coding sequence ATGACCGAGAAATGTGGCCTCATCGCCGTGCTGGGCGCGCCGAATGCGGGCAAGTCCACCCTTGTAAACGCGCTGGTGGGCCAAAAAGTGGCGATCGTATCGGCCAAGGCGCAGACCACGCGCGCGCGGCTGATGGGCATTGCATTGGAAGGTGAAGCCCAGATCATTCTGGCCGACACGCCCGGCCTGTTCGAACCCAAGCGCCGGCTTGACCGCGCCATGGTCAGCGCGGCTTGGGATGGCGCGCATGAAGCTGACGCCATCCTGCTGGTGGTCGATGCCCGCAAGAAGAAGCGCGACTATCTCGAACCGATCCTTGCCAGCCTGAAAGACCGCCCGGAGCGCAAGCTGTTGGTGCTGAACAAAGTGGACTCAACGCCAAAGGAACCACTGCTGATCGCCGCCGAAGCCTTAACCGGCGAAGCATCCTTTGACGAAGTGTTCTTCATTTCCGCGCTGACCGGCGATGGCGTGCCCGAACTGAAGAAGCGGCTGGCCGAACTGATGCCCGAAGCCGCATGGCATTACCCTGAAGATCAGGTATCTGACGCCAGTGAACGTCTGATGGCGGCAGAAATCACGCGCGAACAGCTTTACCGCCAGCTTCACGACGAACTGCCCTATGACAGCACGGTGCGGCCTGAAAAGTATCTGCACCGCAAGGATGGATCGGTCGAAATCCATCAGCAGATCGTGATCTCGCGCGAAAGCCAGCGCCCCATCGTGCTGGGCAAGGGCGGCGCGAAGATCAAGGCGATTGGCGAAGCTTCACGCAAGGAGCTAGCCGAATTGCTGGAGGTGAAAGTCCACCTGTTCCTGCACGTAAAGGTGGATGAACGCTGGGCCGATGCCAAGGAAATCTATGAGGAAATCGGGCTGGAATGGGTAAAGTGA
- the rnc gene encoding ribonuclease III, translated as MVHCRPLEPDRGHVLTALSSDAAIYIAALTGAAPARAELWADALTHGSMGEARDYQRLEFLGDRVLGLVIADWLYEKSDAAEGKLSQRLNALVARETCADVARAIALPPHIRLGKQARDDGGKESDNILGDVMEALIGALFVERGFDAARTFVRKLWHQPMESGTGQRKHPKAALQEWAAGNRRKPPVYTLVTREGPDHAATFTVSVEIKGVGEASARGSSKQEAETAAAKAFMQAYA; from the coding sequence ATGGTTCACTGCCGCCCGCTGGAACCGGATCGGGGGCACGTTCTGACCGCGCTTTCATCCGATGCCGCAATCTATATCGCCGCGCTGACCGGCGCTGCGCCCGCGCGTGCCGAACTGTGGGCCGATGCGCTGACGCATGGGTCGATGGGCGAGGCGCGCGATTACCAGCGGCTGGAGTTTCTGGGCGACCGCGTGCTGGGGCTGGTCATCGCGGACTGGCTTTATGAAAAAAGCGATGCCGCCGAAGGCAAGCTGTCGCAGCGGTTGAACGCGCTGGTAGCGCGCGAAACCTGTGCCGACGTGGCGCGCGCCATTGCCCTGCCACCGCATATCCGGCTGGGCAAACAGGCCCGCGACGATGGCGGCAAGGAAAGTGACAATATTCTGGGCGACGTGATGGAAGCGCTGATCGGCGCGCTGTTCGTCGAACGGGGCTTCGATGCGGCACGGACCTTCGTGCGCAAGCTGTGGCACCAGCCCATGGAATCCGGCACCGGACAGCGCAAGCATCCCAAGGCGGCCTTGCAGGAATGGGCCGCGGGCAACCGGCGCAAACCACCGGTCTATACCCTGGTCACGCGCGAAGGGCCGGACCATGCCGCCACCTTCACCGTGTCGGTAGAGATCAAAGGCGTCGGCGAAGCCAGCGCGCGTGGATCGAGCAAGCAGGAAGCCGAAACGGCGGCGGCCAAAGCGTTCATGCAGGCTTATGCCTGA